The following coding sequences lie in one Silvanigrella aquatica genomic window:
- the rpsR gene encoding 30S ribosomal protein S18, translating to MAVSTGKKKRRYSRPKRTLDPQITFDYKDTQLLRRFVTEHGKIVPRRISGASAQQQRALTLAVKRARTMAILSYGQGGDAR from the coding sequence ATGGCAGTATCCACAGGTAAGAAAAAACGTCGCTATTCCAGACCAAAGCGTACGCTTGATCCACAAATCACATTTGATTACAAAGACACTCAATTACTCCGTCGTTTCGTAACTGAACACGGTAAAATTGTACCTCGTCGTATCAGCGGCGCAAGCGCACAACAACAACGTGCTCTTACACTTGCTGTAAAACGTGCTCGCACAATGGCTATTTTAAGCTATGGACAAGGCGGCGACGCGCGCTAA
- the mutS gene encoding DNA mismatch repair protein MutS — translation MTHEQNTNEQLSLLISQWLSQGKELPPHLKPALERLSKEHCSGIAIKQLDSPMMKQFRTAKEEVPDALLFFRMGDFYELFGLDAIIASDICGLTLTSRDKSSEFPVPMAGVPVVGYKNALKKCVVAGFKVAVCDQIEDPRQAKGIVKREITRIATPAVPGDLEEEESPNERSFGCYLASVIECKKQYTLSYIDVSTGEFRITYELNESLLLQELSTISPKELLAPHNIHQKLSSLLKSIQQKNIIAINSIENWILKSELACKELFCEFFKEKDFHSFGLTHIPQSLPAICAILQYLKSTQKNVLKNIQFITKYELSTHLIIDEATRRHLDFFYTASGEKKGSLFHFLNKCITATGSRKLLHRLKYPYKNAEEVNISLHKISEVVNCTGLIPELVELLRNTGDIDRLLSRAAQRNLDARAMAWLRQTLGTLPLFQNVILNWKQAPLLNELLKDNETILALKPLFELLEKSLAEDPSPIIGKGGIIFKEGYSNELDEAISLSTNFNQMLSDLEKKERELSQIHTLKIGYTGAFGYYFEISKGKIAQAPKHFIRKQTLTNCERFVTPELKELEEKALAASDNRIILEKELLEGLRIKILDFSNYLCQASCLIAEIDLTVTFANLALQYNWCKPTLVNENLTQLTDSTHPILAHLSTNSEPFIANNITLGIEKSDENKNPLIHLITGPNMAGKSTIMRQVALTQVLCQMGSFVPAKTAKIGMVDRIFTRIGSADNALKNQSTFMVEMLETAHMLRFASPQSLLLLDEIGRGTSTFDGLSLAWAILENLHDEVKARTLFSTHYHELQEVISQKSNIQPMHMQVSENIIINDNIEKRAIEFTRKYNSGSAGQSYGIHVAELAGIPEKIIQRAEELLDTLENKADSKKMNFTLQPPAPIMDSQNRDDVGKVEQKAFINKENNNEKSNEIKLLDIISVTDPDSLSPREALDFLYSLKKFNKNELGSELLLKALGYQKSSYKSQMSAKKTKETVLGSDQTLF, via the coding sequence ATGACACATGAACAAAATACAAATGAACAACTTTCTCTTCTCATCTCCCAATGGCTTTCCCAAGGGAAAGAGCTCCCTCCTCACTTAAAACCTGCATTAGAACGCCTGAGTAAGGAACATTGCTCAGGAATTGCTATTAAACAACTTGATTCTCCCATGATGAAACAGTTTCGCACCGCAAAAGAAGAAGTCCCCGATGCCCTGCTCTTTTTCAGAATGGGAGATTTCTACGAATTATTTGGGCTTGATGCCATTATAGCATCCGATATTTGTGGATTAACATTAACATCAAGAGACAAATCTAGTGAGTTTCCCGTTCCCATGGCCGGGGTTCCTGTTGTAGGATATAAAAATGCGCTAAAAAAATGCGTTGTTGCTGGCTTTAAGGTTGCTGTTTGCGATCAAATAGAAGACCCGAGACAAGCAAAAGGAATTGTCAAAAGAGAAATAACACGCATTGCCACACCCGCTGTCCCAGGAGATTTGGAAGAAGAGGAATCACCAAACGAGAGAAGTTTTGGTTGTTACCTTGCCAGCGTGATTGAATGCAAAAAACAATATACTTTATCTTATATCGATGTCTCAACAGGCGAGTTTCGTATTACATATGAATTAAATGAGTCTTTATTATTGCAAGAATTATCAACAATTTCACCAAAAGAATTGCTTGCTCCGCATAACATTCATCAAAAATTAAGCTCGCTACTTAAATCAATTCAACAAAAAAATATTATTGCCATAAATTCAATAGAAAATTGGATTTTAAAATCAGAACTTGCTTGTAAAGAATTATTTTGTGAATTTTTTAAAGAAAAAGATTTTCATTCCTTTGGCTTAACCCATATTCCACAAAGTTTGCCAGCAATTTGCGCCATTCTACAATATTTAAAATCAACACAAAAAAATGTATTAAAAAATATTCAATTTATTACAAAATATGAATTATCAACACATTTAATTATTGACGAAGCAACAAGGAGACACCTCGATTTTTTCTATACAGCATCAGGAGAAAAAAAGGGGAGTTTATTTCATTTTTTAAATAAATGCATAACCGCTACAGGCAGTCGTAAATTATTGCATAGATTAAAATATCCTTATAAAAACGCTGAAGAAGTGAATATATCACTCCATAAAATTTCCGAGGTTGTAAATTGCACAGGTTTAATTCCAGAACTCGTAGAGTTATTAAGAAACACTGGAGACATTGACAGATTATTATCTCGCGCAGCACAACGTAACTTAGATGCACGCGCTATGGCGTGGTTACGACAAACTCTTGGTACCTTACCATTATTTCAAAATGTTATTTTAAATTGGAAACAAGCCCCATTATTAAATGAACTTTTAAAAGACAATGAAACTATTTTAGCTTTGAAACCCCTTTTCGAATTACTAGAAAAATCCTTAGCAGAAGATCCCTCACCTATTATTGGAAAAGGCGGTATTATTTTTAAAGAGGGTTATTCCAATGAACTCGATGAAGCCATTTCTCTCTCAACAAATTTTAATCAAATGCTTTCCGACTTAGAAAAAAAAGAACGAGAATTATCACAAATTCATACATTAAAAATTGGTTATACAGGAGCTTTTGGATATTATTTTGAAATTTCTAAAGGTAAAATAGCGCAAGCGCCAAAACATTTCATAAGGAAACAAACTCTTACCAATTGTGAAAGATTTGTTACCCCAGAGCTAAAAGAATTAGAAGAAAAAGCATTAGCAGCAAGCGATAATCGGATAATTTTAGAAAAAGAGTTATTAGAAGGTTTACGCATAAAAATACTCGATTTTTCTAATTATTTATGCCAGGCATCGTGTTTAATAGCAGAAATCGATCTCACAGTTACTTTTGCCAATCTTGCCTTACAATACAACTGGTGTAAACCGACTTTGGTAAATGAAAATTTAACCCAACTAACCGATTCAACACACCCTATTTTAGCTCATTTAAGCACAAATTCAGAACCCTTCATTGCTAATAATATTACTCTTGGAATTGAAAAAAGTGATGAGAATAAAAATCCTCTGATTCACCTCATTACAGGTCCTAATATGGCAGGTAAAAGCACCATTATGCGACAAGTGGCACTCACTCAAGTGCTTTGTCAAATGGGCTCTTTTGTTCCTGCTAAAACAGCAAAAATAGGCATGGTCGATCGCATTTTTACCCGTATAGGCTCAGCCGACAATGCCTTAAAAAATCAGTCCACATTTATGGTAGAAATGCTAGAAACAGCTCATATGCTCCGCTTTGCATCTCCCCAAAGCTTGCTCTTGCTCGATGAAATTGGACGGGGCACTTCAACTTTTGATGGCCTTTCCTTGGCCTGGGCCATTTTAGAAAACTTACATGATGAAGTAAAAGCCCGTACCTTATTTTCAACTCATTATCATGAGCTTCAAGAGGTCATTTCCCAAAAGTCCAACATTCAACCGATGCATATGCAAGTTTCTGAAAATATTATTATAAATGACAATATTGAAAAACGTGCTATTGAATTCACGCGCAAATACAACTCAGGAAGTGCGGGACAAAGCTATGGTATTCACGTTGCTGAACTTGCCGGTATTCCCGAAAAAATAATACAGCGTGCAGAAGAACTTCTAGACACTCTTGAGAATAAAGCAGATAGTAAAAAGATGAACTTCACATTGCAACCCCCCGCCCCCATTATGGATTCGCAAAATAGAGATGATGTAGGTAAAGTGGAGCAAAAAGCCTTTATTAACAAAGAGAATAACAATGAAAAATCAAATGAAATAAAGCTTTTGGATATCATTTCTGTAACAGATCCCGATTCTTTATCACCAAGAGAAGCCCTAGATTTTCTGTATTCCTTAAAAAAGTTTAACAAAAATGAATTAGGCTCAGAACTCTTATTAAAGGCTCTTGGATACCAAAAGTCTTCCTATAAATCGCAAATGTCTGCTAAAAAAACAAAAGAAACCGTTCTCGGCAGCGATCAAACACTCTTTTAG
- the typA gene encoding translational GTPase TypA — MTTNNGNMRNIAIIAHVDHGKTTLVDKLLGQSGTFAAHQAIAERVMDSMDLERERGITIAAKNASMVYKDVRINIVDTPGHADFGGEVERTLMMVDGAILLVDAAEGPLPQTRFVLQKALQRNLRMILVINKVDRPDARIDEVSEMVQDLFLELSSEDHHLDFPILYASGRNGWASKEQGVQKENLQDLFDTVLEHVPPPKVATEGGAQMLVNNLSYNNFLGRLAIGRVERGTLQANQSIVLINKEGKTQPAKIIKVRAYRGLEQVDVESVSAGDIAIVATGLTDLAIGDTIAEASNPEALPRIEVDPPTVGVEVSVNTSPTAGREGTYLTSNKLGEFLHKEAMNNVALKIENTDSPEVFILKARGELQVAIVMENLRRAGGECMVARPKVITKTEKGKELEPVERVVLDVPDNSVGAVTEKLSIRKGRLENMQAFNNGRTRIEFSIPTRGLLGYRSTFLTDTKGEGLMSSYFEGWEQNRGNFLSRVNGSLIADRSGKTTEYALSGLEERGRLFVTAGEEVYEGMVIGEHNRDSNLDVNAVREKKLTNMRASGSDDSTKLSPITKLSLETALDWVEDDDWIEITPKNIRLRKRVLAANQRSVSRREKAE, encoded by the coding sequence ATGACAACGAATAACGGAAATATGCGTAACATTGCGATCATAGCTCACGTTGACCATGGTAAAACAACTTTGGTTGACAAACTTCTTGGACAATCTGGTACTTTTGCGGCTCACCAAGCCATTGCAGAACGTGTCATGGACAGTATGGACCTCGAACGCGAACGTGGAATTACCATTGCTGCTAAAAATGCATCCATGGTTTACAAAGACGTACGCATAAACATTGTCGACACCCCGGGCCACGCCGACTTCGGCGGTGAAGTAGAGCGCACCTTGATGATGGTTGATGGTGCCATTCTGCTTGTTGATGCAGCAGAAGGTCCCCTTCCTCAAACAAGATTCGTGTTGCAAAAAGCGTTACAACGCAATCTCCGTATGATTCTTGTTATTAATAAAGTTGATCGTCCCGACGCACGTATTGATGAAGTTTCCGAAATGGTTCAAGATCTCTTCTTAGAACTTTCCTCTGAAGATCATCACCTTGATTTCCCAATTCTTTACGCTTCCGGTCGCAACGGCTGGGCAAGCAAAGAACAGGGCGTTCAAAAAGAAAATCTTCAAGATCTCTTTGACACCGTCCTAGAGCACGTACCACCTCCAAAGGTTGCTACCGAAGGCGGCGCACAAATGCTTGTGAATAACCTTAGCTACAATAACTTCTTAGGTCGTTTGGCTATTGGCCGCGTCGAACGCGGTACTTTACAAGCAAACCAAAGCATTGTTTTAATAAACAAAGAAGGTAAAACTCAGCCTGCAAAAATTATTAAAGTGAGAGCTTATCGTGGGCTTGAACAAGTTGACGTAGAAAGCGTCTCTGCGGGCGACATTGCCATTGTTGCTACGGGTCTTACAGACTTAGCTATTGGTGACACCATTGCCGAAGCTTCTAATCCAGAAGCCCTTCCGCGCATTGAAGTCGATCCCCCCACAGTGGGCGTGGAAGTCAGCGTAAACACCTCCCCTACAGCAGGTCGTGAAGGAACATATTTAACAAGTAACAAACTTGGTGAATTTTTACACAAAGAAGCTATGAATAACGTGGCTCTTAAAATAGAAAATACAGATTCTCCCGAAGTTTTTATCTTAAAAGCCCGTGGTGAATTGCAAGTTGCTATTGTGATGGAAAACCTCCGCCGTGCTGGTGGTGAGTGTATGGTCGCACGTCCTAAGGTGATTACAAAAACAGAAAAAGGCAAAGAATTAGAACCTGTTGAAAGAGTTGTTCTCGATGTTCCCGACAATAGCGTAGGTGCCGTCACAGAAAAACTTTCTATCCGCAAGGGTCGCCTTGAGAACATGCAAGCATTCAACAACGGACGCACACGTATTGAATTTAGCATCCCAACCCGTGGACTTTTAGGTTACCGCAGCACGTTCCTCACAGACACCAAAGGCGAAGGCCTTATGTCCAGTTACTTTGAAGGCTGGGAACAAAACCGTGGTAATTTCCTTTCTCGCGTAAATGGCTCTCTTATTGCCGATCGTTCTGGCAAAACAACAGAATACGCTCTTTCGGGACTCGAAGAACGCGGTCGTTTATTTGTGACTGCTGGTGAAGAAGTTTATGAAGGCATGGTTATTGGTGAACACAATCGCGATTCCAACTTGGATGTGAACGCTGTTCGTGAGAAAAAACTAACAAACATGCGTGCTTCCGGATCTGACGATTCCACAAAACTATCTCCTATCACCAAATTGAGCCTTGAAACTGCTCTTGACTGGGTTGAAGATGACGATTGGATTGAAATCACTCCTAAAAACATCCGTCTACGCAAACGCGTATTAGCTGCCAACCAACGCAGTGTCTCCAGAAGAGAAAAAGCAGAGTAA
- a CDS encoding glycosyltransferase family 4 protein — MSSDKKTIMLDARIVVKDAEHGIARHIRELIFNIINCKDHENFNFILVTNANSPFNEYKLPSNFLIVTLKFGTFSFLGQFEIIFTILKYKPKLFHSPHFIVPLLSSIPLIATIHDMNHMALSNNYSLIQKIYYNIFLKRKLLKAKSIITVSNFSKNEIIKYLGLPNEKIHVFYNGVYNNFQPAEAFNQEKVHSVVFKHKLPPKYIFTIGNNKPHKNLERLTEAYCTGNFKLPLVILTQNHTSLLEISKKYGKHKDVHFVDFVKEEDFPLIYSLCSSFVYVSLYEGFGLPPIEAAACGVPVVISNTTSLPEIMEDVAIYVDPLDIKDIQRGIHESLDEYNPNLKKNVQNGLQLSKKYSWERMAQETLTLYGTLQ; from the coding sequence ATGAGTTCAGACAAAAAAACAATTATGCTTGACGCTAGAATTGTCGTTAAAGACGCTGAACATGGCATAGCGAGGCATATTAGGGAACTGATTTTTAACATAATTAATTGTAAAGATCATGAAAATTTCAATTTTATTCTTGTCACCAATGCAAATTCACCTTTTAATGAGTATAAGTTACCTAGCAATTTCTTAATTGTTACTTTAAAATTTGGGACATTTAGTTTTTTAGGGCAATTTGAAATTATTTTTACAATATTAAAATATAAACCAAAATTATTTCATTCGCCACATTTCATAGTACCACTTTTAAGTTCTATACCCCTTATTGCAACTATTCATGATATGAATCATATGGCTCTTTCAAATAATTATTCCTTAATTCAAAAAATTTATTATAACATTTTTTTAAAAAGAAAATTATTGAAAGCAAAATCTATCATAACAGTCTCAAATTTCTCTAAAAATGAAATCATAAAATACTTGGGTTTACCAAACGAGAAAATTCATGTTTTTTACAATGGAGTTTATAATAATTTTCAACCTGCTGAAGCTTTTAATCAAGAAAAAGTACATTCCGTTGTCTTCAAACATAAATTACCTCCCAAATACATTTTTACCATTGGGAATAACAAACCACATAAAAACCTAGAAAGACTTACGGAAGCTTATTGTACAGGAAACTTTAAACTGCCCTTAGTTATTCTTACACAAAATCACACCTCTCTTCTTGAAATTTCCAAAAAATATGGAAAACATAAAGATGTTCATTTTGTTGACTTTGTCAAAGAAGAGGATTTCCCACTTATTTATTCATTGTGTAGTAGTTTTGTTTATGTTTCATTGTATGAAGGATTTGGCTTACCTCCCATCGAAGCCGCTGCCTGCGGAGTTCCTGTGGTTATCAGCAATACGACTTCTCTTCCTGAAATTATGGAAGATGTGGCCATTTATGTTGACCCTTTAGATATCAAAGATATCCAAAGAGGAATCCATGAATCACTTGATGAATACAACCCAAATCTTAAAAAAAATGTACAAAATGGGTTACAGCTCTCTAAAAAATACTCTTGGGAACGCATGGCACAGGAAACTCTCACACTTTATGGTACCCTACAATGA
- a CDS encoding class I SAM-dependent rRNA methyltransferase: MIQILEIETMGLKNNFFKSPWLFSNQIKHINDNELNDQKVSLVHIKGTKKIGIYCKKSLISVRFLPDKIFNHIENNTIKKETFIKAISEHLNTLKREKIKFQFPKEEAFRLSHGDNDGLPAIAIDDYQSVLVIQSSSQAGEFLLPFIIDALKLIDNRPLFERSTGQIRKMEDLPERTRWITESSKENNNYEVNCNFAKLKMNFFLNKAQKTGLFLDQRKNLEYLSRIIKDYDIQSCLDICSYAGAWSATAASSGVNDLTLIDQDSWALNLAKNNILANSNNNVTVEMLHGDMFEHMQRLLKLEKKYDLIIADPPAFAKTKKHVPEAKRAYSRMTKLASKLLSDNGILILCSCSRHIPDHDFLESVCVGLNEGNWVFLHKGEQSPCHTHLANPDSSEYLKCYFLINRKL, from the coding sequence GTGATTCAAATTTTGGAAATTGAAACAATGGGCTTAAAAAACAACTTTTTTAAAAGCCCCTGGCTATTTAGCAATCAAATTAAACATATTAATGATAATGAATTAAACGATCAAAAAGTTTCTCTTGTACATATTAAAGGAACAAAAAAAATTGGCATTTATTGCAAGAAAAGTCTGATATCAGTTCGTTTTTTACCAGATAAAATTTTTAATCACATAGAAAATAATACTATTAAAAAAGAAACATTTATTAAAGCAATTTCCGAGCATTTAAACACTTTAAAACGTGAAAAAATAAAATTTCAATTTCCAAAAGAGGAAGCTTTTCGATTATCTCATGGAGACAATGACGGCCTTCCTGCTATTGCCATTGATGACTACCAAAGCGTTCTGGTCATTCAAAGTTCTTCTCAAGCGGGTGAGTTCTTACTGCCATTTATAATTGATGCCCTTAAATTAATTGACAATCGACCGCTGTTCGAAAGAAGCACGGGGCAAATCAGAAAAATGGAAGATTTACCCGAAAGAACACGTTGGATCACAGAATCTTCCAAAGAAAATAATAATTATGAAGTTAACTGTAACTTTGCTAAACTAAAAATGAACTTTTTTCTTAACAAGGCGCAAAAAACAGGTTTATTTCTTGATCAAAGAAAAAATTTAGAATACCTATCAAGAATAATAAAAGATTATGATATACAGTCTTGCCTTGATATTTGTAGTTATGCCGGTGCTTGGAGCGCGACAGCAGCATCGTCTGGAGTAAATGATTTGACATTAATTGATCAAGATTCATGGGCACTCAATCTTGCAAAAAATAACATTTTGGCAAACTCTAATAATAATGTAACAGTTGAAATGCTCCATGGAGATATGTTTGAACACATGCAGAGGCTTTTAAAACTTGAAAAAAAATATGATTTAATTATTGCCGATCCTCCTGCCTTTGCTAAAACTAAAAAACATGTGCCTGAAGCAAAAAGAGCTTATTCACGCATGACTAAATTAGCGAGTAAATTACTTTCTGATAATGGTATTCTTATTTTATGCAGTTGCAGCAGACATATTCCTGATCACGATTTTTTAGAATCGGTTTGCGTTGGATTAAATGAAGGAAATTGGGTATTTTTGCACAAAGGGGAACAATCACCGTGTCACACACATCTTGCAAATCCCGATTCTTCTGAATATCTTAAATGCTATTTTTTAATAAATCGCAAACTATAA